From Mycolicibacterium nivoides, a single genomic window includes:
- a CDS encoding LLM class F420-dependent oxidoreductase, whose translation MTRLTLGTFGVFGLFQQWKQVTAAQLRDIEALGYGVIWAGGSPPAELDWVESILEPTKTLKVATGIINIWSAAAGPVAESFHRIETAHPGRFLLGIGAGHPELIAEYKKPYDALTEYLAKLDEYGVPEDQRVVAALGPQVLKLAARRSMGAHPYLTTPQHTAQARALVGPDALIAPEHKVVLNTDAAQARAIGREALASYFKGTNYVNNWKRLGFSDSDVAAPGSDALIDALVAYGSTDAIASRLNEHLAAGATHVPVQVLTGPDKLIPSLTALAGPLGLN comes from the coding sequence ATGACTAGGTTAACTCTGGGCACCTTCGGCGTATTCGGTCTGTTCCAGCAGTGGAAACAAGTGACCGCCGCGCAACTGAGGGACATCGAGGCGCTCGGCTACGGCGTAATCTGGGCAGGCGGCTCGCCGCCGGCCGAACTCGACTGGGTTGAGTCAATCCTTGAGCCGACCAAGACACTGAAGGTGGCAACGGGCATCATCAACATCTGGTCGGCGGCCGCCGGTCCGGTCGCCGAGTCGTTTCACCGCATCGAGACTGCCCACCCCGGACGATTCCTGCTCGGGATCGGGGCCGGGCACCCTGAGCTGATCGCCGAGTACAAGAAACCCTACGACGCGCTCACCGAGTACCTCGCCAAGCTCGATGAATACGGCGTACCCGAGGACCAGCGCGTCGTCGCCGCGCTCGGCCCCCAGGTCCTGAAGCTCGCGGCACGCCGAAGCATGGGAGCTCATCCTTACCTGACCACCCCGCAACACACAGCTCAGGCGCGCGCCTTGGTCGGGCCGGATGCTCTCATCGCCCCGGAGCACAAAGTGGTGCTGAACACCGACGCGGCTCAGGCAAGGGCCATCGGACGCGAAGCTCTCGCCAGCTACTTCAAAGGGACCAACTATGTGAACAACTGGAAACGTTTGGGGTTCAGCGACTCCGACGTCGCCGCCCCCGGTAGCGATGCCCTGATCGACGCCCTCGTCGCGTATGGCAGCACCGATGCCATCGCATCCAGACTGAACGAGCATCTCGCTGCCGGCGCGACCCACGTGCCCGTGCAAGTCCTGACCGGACCCGACAAACTGATTCCCTCGCTTACCGCATTGGCCGGACCGCTCGGCCTCAACTGA
- a CDS encoding TetR/AcrR family transcriptional regulator, producing the protein MSSRPPAQSRRRGAALESAILDAAWDQLLEAGYERFTIDAVASRSETARSVLYRRWPSRMDLLEATIRRRGQIDEIKAPDTGSLRDDVLAVLHEVNDRRSGLIGLFTVRLSAYFDQEGGTPARFRTLFLPEGRSLMDVIVERAAARGELGPNPLPERIKALPSDLLRHDLFMSMRPASPEAIAEIVDGVFLPLAMSVASSTRPRE; encoded by the coding sequence GTGTCCTCTAGACCACCCGCCCAGTCGCGCCGCCGCGGTGCCGCCCTGGAGTCCGCAATCCTCGACGCGGCATGGGATCAGTTGCTCGAGGCCGGCTATGAGAGGTTTACGATCGACGCCGTCGCGAGCCGGTCGGAGACCGCGCGTTCGGTGCTGTACCGACGCTGGCCCTCGCGAATGGACTTGTTGGAGGCGACCATTCGACGCCGCGGTCAGATCGACGAGATCAAGGCCCCAGACACCGGCAGCCTCCGCGACGATGTACTCGCCGTCCTGCACGAGGTGAACGACCGCAGGTCGGGACTCATCGGGCTGTTCACCGTTCGACTCAGTGCGTACTTCGATCAGGAGGGCGGCACCCCCGCCCGGTTTCGCACCCTGTTCCTGCCCGAGGGCCGCTCGCTGATGGACGTGATCGTCGAACGTGCCGCCGCCCGTGGCGAACTCGGCCCAAACCCGCTACCGGAGCGCATCAAGGCACTGCCCAGCGACCTGCTCCGCCACGACCTCTTCATGTCAATGCGGCCAGCGTCCCCGGAGGCGATCGCCGAGATCGTCGACGGCGTCTTCCTGCCCTTGGCGATGAGCGTGGCGTCCAGTACCCGTCCGCGAGAGTGA
- a CDS encoding NAD(P)H-dependent flavin oxidoreductase, which translates to MTLPALLENLALPVVAAPMFISSGPELVIAQCTAGIVGSFPALNARPTPVLGEWLQRITSALAEHKAVHPELPTAPYAVNQIVHRSNDRLDEDVQTCIEHRVPIIITSLGARSEINEAIHSYGGVVFHDVINNEFARKAIDKGADGLIAVAAGAGGHAGTVSPFALVQEIRTWFDGPLLLSGAIGHGRSILAAQAAGADLAYIGSAFLATREAKASPAYKHMIAASTSADIVYTNVFTGVHGNYLRGSILAAGLDPDNLPISEPSAMNFGSGGNINAKAWKDIWGAGQGIATINTILPTSQLVARLRREYVTAMDGLLARH; encoded by the coding sequence ATGACCCTCCCAGCGCTCCTCGAAAACCTCGCACTTCCGGTAGTCGCCGCGCCGATGTTCATCAGCTCGGGGCCCGAGTTGGTGATCGCACAGTGCACCGCGGGCATCGTGGGATCGTTCCCCGCCCTCAACGCGCGGCCGACTCCTGTCCTCGGCGAATGGTTGCAACGCATCACCTCAGCACTCGCTGAGCACAAAGCCGTTCACCCTGAACTCCCGACAGCTCCGTACGCGGTCAATCAGATCGTGCACCGTTCCAACGACCGTCTCGACGAAGATGTGCAGACCTGTATCGAGCACCGGGTGCCGATCATCATCACCTCACTGGGCGCACGATCAGAAATCAATGAGGCCATCCACTCCTACGGCGGGGTGGTGTTCCACGACGTCATCAACAACGAGTTCGCCCGAAAAGCCATCGACAAGGGCGCTGACGGACTGATTGCTGTCGCAGCGGGTGCGGGCGGGCACGCAGGAACGGTCTCCCCCTTCGCCCTGGTTCAAGAGATCAGAACGTGGTTCGACGGCCCGTTGTTGCTGTCCGGAGCCATCGGGCACGGCCGCTCGATTCTGGCCGCACAAGCCGCGGGTGCTGACCTCGCGTACATCGGATCTGCCTTCCTTGCCACACGGGAGGCCAAAGCATCCCCCGCGTACAAGCACATGATCGCCGCCAGTACCTCGGCAGATATCGTATACACCAACGTTTTCACCGGCGTACACGGCAACTACCTCCGTGGATCGATTTTGGCCGCCGGCCTGGATCCGGACAACCTGCCGATATCAGAGCCTTCAGCGATGAACTTCGGCTCGGGAGGAAACATCAACGCCAAAGCGTGGAAGGATATTTGGGGTGCCGGGCAAGGCATCGCGACGATCAACACCATACTCCCCACCTCACAGTTGGTGGCACGGCTCCGACGCGAGTACGTCACCGCGATGGATGGACTGCTCGCACGGCATTGA
- a CDS encoding FAD-dependent monooxygenase — protein MPRRSALVSGASIAGPVLAFWLAEAGWDVTVVERAERLRTSGYPVDVRGTAVEVIRRMRLQDGLATARYRRAPIALLTPGGRRLATLDFGNLLNDTAAGDVEITRGELGRILHDAGANRVDYVFGESITGIEQTDAGVNVTFAVRAAQSFDVVIGADGIHSNVRRLVFGAEQKFIRHLGPLAAIWDLPADSFEPGDGFMYSHAGRTVVVERPTDSAPARAFLAFVHDDPGSVDTRDRGTAVAAMQAAFAEDHWRTADVIDTALGAEDIYFDTVSQIRMDRWSADRVALVGDAAYAPAFLSGQGTSIAIAGAYVLASELVRHERPHAAFEAYERRLRHYVEKNQDLALRTDSSIIARSRKDLWRRNIRLSLVPLLQRLGLAATSRPPLREAATDLTLGADDLQRSRIPR, from the coding sequence ATGCCCCGTCGCAGCGCCCTCGTATCCGGCGCAAGCATCGCCGGCCCGGTCCTGGCCTTTTGGCTCGCGGAGGCAGGCTGGGACGTGACCGTTGTCGAACGGGCCGAGCGGCTCCGTACAAGCGGCTATCCCGTTGATGTCCGCGGGACAGCGGTCGAGGTCATCCGGCGGATGCGCCTGCAGGACGGGCTGGCGACGGCACGGTACCGCCGCGCTCCGATTGCATTGCTCACGCCCGGTGGGCGTCGGTTAGCCACGTTGGACTTCGGCAACCTGCTCAACGACACGGCCGCCGGCGACGTGGAGATCACCCGGGGAGAACTTGGAAGGATCTTGCACGACGCCGGCGCCAACCGGGTGGACTACGTTTTCGGGGAGTCGATCACCGGCATCGAGCAGACCGACGCGGGGGTGAATGTCACGTTCGCGGTCCGCGCGGCGCAGTCGTTCGATGTCGTGATCGGAGCCGACGGTATCCACTCCAATGTGCGTCGCCTGGTCTTCGGTGCCGAGCAGAAATTCATCCGGCACCTCGGGCCGCTGGCGGCCATCTGGGACTTACCGGCCGACAGCTTCGAGCCGGGCGACGGGTTCATGTACTCGCACGCCGGCCGGACCGTCGTCGTCGAACGGCCCACCGATAGTGCACCCGCACGCGCTTTTCTGGCCTTCGTCCACGATGACCCGGGTTCGGTGGACACGCGGGACCGGGGCACCGCCGTCGCGGCGATGCAAGCGGCGTTCGCCGAGGACCACTGGCGCACAGCGGATGTCATCGACACGGCGCTCGGCGCCGAGGACATCTACTTCGACACCGTCAGCCAGATCCGGATGGATCGGTGGAGCGCTGACCGTGTCGCATTGGTCGGCGACGCCGCCTACGCGCCGGCGTTCCTGTCCGGCCAGGGCACAAGCATCGCGATCGCAGGTGCCTACGTGCTGGCGAGCGAACTCGTCCGGCACGAGCGCCCGCACGCCGCGTTCGAGGCCTATGAACGCAGACTGCGCCACTACGTCGAGAAGAACCAGGACCTGGCGCTACGAACCGACTCGTCAATTATTGCTCGCAGCCGAAAGGATCTGTGGCGACGCAACATCCGCCTGTCGCTCGTGCCACTGCTGCAGCGACTCGGACTCGCGGCGACGTCGAGGCCCCCGCTCCGCGAGGCGGCGACGGATCTGACGCTGGGAGCCGACGATCTGCAACGGAGCCGCATTCCACGCTGA
- a CDS encoding TetR/AcrR family transcriptional regulator, giving the protein MDPERSETASGRTRGRGARQEPTRRTLKRAERHDRVYEAAIALFVERGFEASSMDEIAERSGLSRSTVFTHFPRKTLFLEEWMRRRRNEAGRSARTDGVAGRPLREVLGAYLDALALSNSAARAEMCALVPPALLHTTMLVDHPVGVDLAALIVDTEAVLRPSVRPERVGRLLASGYVSAMSQWIQEEPPASDLGAELRALLDLVLSGAQPDEPE; this is encoded by the coding sequence ATGGATCCAGAGCGCTCCGAGACAGCCAGCGGGCGAACGCGTGGCCGTGGTGCGCGGCAGGAGCCGACCCGGCGGACGCTGAAGAGAGCAGAGCGGCACGACCGGGTCTACGAAGCTGCCATCGCGCTGTTCGTTGAACGCGGATTCGAGGCGTCCTCGATGGACGAGATCGCCGAGCGGTCGGGACTGTCGCGCAGCACCGTCTTCACGCACTTCCCGCGCAAGACGCTCTTCCTTGAGGAATGGATGCGGCGACGACGGAATGAGGCTGGGCGGTCAGCGCGAACTGATGGGGTGGCGGGTCGGCCACTTCGTGAAGTGCTCGGTGCCTACCTGGACGCCCTGGCCCTCTCGAACTCCGCTGCTCGTGCGGAGATGTGCGCGCTAGTCCCGCCAGCCCTCCTGCACACGACGATGCTGGTCGACCATCCAGTCGGGGTGGACCTCGCCGCCCTCATCGTGGACACCGAGGCGGTCCTTCGACCGTCCGTGCGACCGGAACGGGTCGGACGGCTGCTCGCGTCGGGCTACGTCTCCGCGATGTCGCAGTGGATCCAGGAGGAGCCCCCAGCGTCCGATCTCGGCGCCGAACTGCGCGCATTGCTGGACCTCGTGCTGTCGGGCGCTCAGCCGGACGAGCCCGAGTAG
- a CDS encoding SDR family oxidoreductase, translated as MTTLITGATGGIGASLVGRLAEAGRTVRAGSRDPRKAAGLGAEIVELDLAAPETFAEALEGIDRIFLYAEPAAIEDFVDCAERAGVRRVVLLSSDSAEMGNAEHNSLARHHADVETALAAASFSTTVLRPGTFATMTLDWASFIRAGVPIEQPFWGACLDVIHPEDIADVAECALIDDDLEGLVLPLGGPEVLSFHQQRDTLATLLARELDWREPSREQAVQHLSRHAPLPLVDAILDYWSQLPRHHHEARRSIERITGRPGRSFRQWAGERLDAFR; from the coding sequence ATGACCACACTCATCACCGGTGCGACGGGTGGAATCGGGGCGAGCCTGGTTGGACGATTGGCCGAGGCCGGCCGTACCGTGCGGGCAGGCAGTCGCGATCCCCGCAAGGCGGCAGGACTGGGCGCTGAGATCGTGGAACTGGATCTCGCCGCACCGGAAACCTTCGCCGAGGCATTGGAGGGTATTGACCGCATCTTCCTGTACGCGGAACCCGCCGCCATCGAGGACTTCGTCGACTGTGCGGAGCGCGCAGGTGTCCGGCGGGTCGTCCTGCTCTCCTCGGACTCGGCTGAGATGGGCAACGCGGAACACAACTCGCTGGCGCGACATCACGCCGACGTCGAAACGGCCCTTGCTGCTGCGTCTTTCAGCACTACGGTGCTGCGGCCGGGAACATTCGCCACTATGACGCTCGACTGGGCATCCTTCATCCGCGCCGGAGTGCCGATCGAGCAACCCTTCTGGGGAGCCTGTCTCGACGTTATCCATCCCGAGGACATCGCCGACGTGGCCGAGTGTGCGCTTATCGACGACGATCTGGAAGGGCTCGTCCTGCCTCTTGGCGGCCCCGAGGTGCTCAGCTTCCACCAGCAACGTGACACTTTGGCAACCTTGCTCGCACGAGAGCTGGATTGGCGCGAACCCAGCAGAGAACAAGCTGTGCAACATCTTTCGCGGCACGCTCCGCTACCTCTGGTCGATGCCATCCTCGACTACTGGTCGCAACTGCCGCGACACCACCACGAGGCGCGGCGATCTATCGAGCGCATCACCGGAAGGCCCGGACGCTCGTTCCGGCAGTGGGCCGGCGAGCGGCTCGATGCGTTCCGCTGA